DNA sequence from the Oncorhynchus kisutch isolate 150728-3 unplaced genomic scaffold, Okis_V2 scaffold973, whole genome shotgun sequence genome:
CCACGTGACCCAAAGTCAAGTCATTTCCAATTAACGTGAGGACTTGTCAGACTGCAGCTGGAAAGGCATCAAATGTAGTAAGAACACTGACCGATGCAGAAGACCACAAGTGAGATGAACATCTCACTCCACGACGACCCGGCAGAATCTACAAAGGACAATGGCGACCTCGACTGGGCAAACCAGAGGCTCACATCACCAGCTCAATCGTAAATACTACATTCCTTTATCTGAACGAGCGATTGCTAAAGTGCATATGTATTCAAATTTATGCGGGAATAGCTTCCCATGTCCAATAGAGACCCATGTTCCTTTGtcttccccccttttcctctctgaaCCTATCGTGTTATAACCAAACTGTTTTtgtttagtccactagggacagtATTTACTGTATAATTACATTATGTAATGCATATTCTGTGATTGTTTTAATTAGTTAGTAATTAAATAATTGAGCAAATTTGtatatggatgattcatagtaaatGCCTGGTTCATGCAGACTAGGATTTCATTACttttcagaatgagactgatcgAGGTAAAATTCCTTAATGAACGACTGTTATCAAAAAATATATCTAAAATATCCGAAGAGTTATTTTCGGGAATGAATAACTCTGTACACGACACtttcccgtggtgccccgacttcctagttaattcatGTTTAGATGGTTAGTTTAAACGACTACCAGAGGCAGAGGGGACCGTTCACATGTTCCCAGAACCCACGGGACTGAGTGTCTTAATTTATCAAGCAAGATATTTTGCCCTGCCCATGTCTCCTTTCTTAATAATACAGGGTTATATTTTGTGTCTACAACTCAGTGCAACGACTTTGATGTTAAGGTAGACCGGTTTAAGTTTTTTAGAAACATCCTTTTAAGGGAATACTTTAGCTCCCCTAATCGTGATATTTGTACTGAACAAGTAGGTTGCTCACCTGCACATAATCCGACTCATTTTAGAAGCAAGCGTTATTTTGTACCTCCAGCCAATCACAATCACTCTATTGAGACATATTGCAGACTCGTTGAAAACGATGTTGGACATCTCCTTAAGAACAAACAGGAGTACATATCTTTCCATAATTTACCTAAGGATGAAAAACAAGCTTTGCTTGATTTACAATTCGATATGTCAGTCCTTACCCGCCCTGCTGATAAGGGTCGGTCAGTTGTACTCATGGATAGGACATAGACAACTGTTTGACAACACCTCAGAAGTGACCCTACTGCCCAATTTCAGAAGACTATCTTTACTGTCCTAGATGGGTATTTATGTTCTGGTCAGATAACCAAAAAAGAATACGACTTTTTGGCTATTCAGCACCCTAAAATTGCCACTTTCTATACTTTGCCGAAATTACACAAGAATGTTACAAAACCTCCAGGGCGCCCTACTGTAGGTGGCATTGATGCAGTAATCTCCCCTCTATCTACTTTTGTTGACTTTTATATTAGACCACtcgcagaacagctcccctccgttgtaaaggacaccagcagtatgatctctatCATTGAATCTCTTGATCCTCTCCCTGATAATACCTTGTTAGTTACCTTTGATGTTGAATCATTATACACAAATATTCCACACGAGGGCGGTATTGaagctatggaacattttcttctgcaGCGTGACCCTAATGAACTACCTTCCAGTGCTGCATTATAACATTGGCTGAAAGAGAACTCACACACAACTACATCATTTTGTGTGTCAGTAAAGACTGGGTTTACAGTCTAACTAggtgtccttccagactcacatcaagcatctccaatccaaaattaaatctagaatcggcttcctatttcgcaacaaagcatccttcactcatgctgccaaacatgccctcgtaaaactgaccgtcctaccgatccttgacttcagcgatgtaatttacaaaatagcctccaacactctactcagcaaattggatggagtctatcacagtgccatccgttttgtcaccaaagccccatatgctacccaccactgcgacctgtatgctctctttggctggccctcgcttcatattcgtcgacaaacccactggctccaggtcatctaaatGTCTTTGCTAGGTAAGAAAAgtcgaccaaaggaggaattgactttgggggtgaccagtgaaatgtacctgctggagcgcgtgccacAGGTggttgctgctatggtgaccaggcCCCCACCAAttcctcttttggccgcctttccttccagttcttgatcttctgatcttgtgtgaagataatgttctatacactgatctttacaggaaaccTACTGATCATAACAGTTTGATGCAGGCTGAAAAATggtttgccctacagccaattctgcAGAATAAAAATTATTTGCAAAAAACTATCagatttcgacagaaatatggctgcTACGCAAAGAGAATTCAAGGAGAGGGGGTACAAAAATGGTCAGATTAATACTaccattgagaaaattcaaaacaaattCGAGACAGGgcctttttcaaggtcagtctcaGAAAAAGAAACATTCTTGAGTTCTAACTACCCACTATTAAAAGTTCTCTtaacaaattaagggaatcgttcacaaacattggcacattctaagaTCCGATGAGAgtatcggtaatgtgttttcggaccttcccttggttgtattctcgcggggcagaaatctcagagattaattggtaaactctgatttacccACACCAAGATATCCCTGCAGAACATCTATTTgtgcccctactggatggaaactacAAGTGTAACGTCTGTGCTCAATgtaatggcacttataaatgtcgatccttcaaacacccccaaacagggaaacagatcccaattaaaggtgttatcacgtgctccactaaggcagttatttatcttataacttgtccttgtggtaaaaatgatgtgggtaaaacaaagtgCAAATTAAAAGTACGAATCtcggagcatcgtagcaccattaggtgcaaaaacGTACCCAGTTACAGCCCACTTTTTGGAAGCAAACAACTCGATTTCATCTCTACGTTATATCGGCATCggacatgtcaccctccctaggagagggggtgacctcgacaatttattgttaaaacgagaggctgcctggacctttaatttaaagacccttgctcccggattcggtctcaacgtagactttgatcttgtgattattgtgatttggctgttgtaaatgtttgtatgcttaTGTAGCCagattgtatctatgatcgtacgCTATCCATGAATGCTATTTTAAtatatgagaattaaccaatgatatcaggccacatccggccatgattacagacacctgtgtgtgacctttgacactatataaatgaGTCACCTTGCAGTGTTTGTCCTTATACTCTGATGATGACAGCTTGTCTGTCCAAACGTTGGACATAAAcgtttttgcatctgagctcctagagtgtgtggctTTCCTTCATTGTTTTAAGTGTTccactccactagccagcacctcgcctaaataggtgtgtgtTTCCTTTGCCTCCAGATGGTTAGTTAATCTCATAATCATTAAGCCTAGAGAGTCGATTTGATAATATAACAGTCTTAACTTTGAATGGTAAGTCAGAGACACGACAATTGTAAAtccttagttattttgttgctttgacaaagtcatttctgacgagacgcattcagttgtacaactgactaggtttccccctttccCTTGATTATttatgtgattagtgattcatttactgTCCCCCATTTTAAGGTAAACTCTGTGACGTGAGCTGAACTCTCGTTTTAAAGGTCTCGGCGATATGATGTAGATACTGAAAGTAAACAGCTTAGTGGGTCAATTCTCACAACATCTAAGAGCGATGAAGAGCAAATCTCAACCTCTCCGCTCTTTTGATGCCCTGGCTACCACGCTGTACACAGTGTGAAGTGTACCCgtgcacatgcgcagatactgTGTGAGTGAAGTGTTGCATCTCGCTCATCACAATATCTCGGTTGCTGCTCTTTGGCAACATCATTTTACTGAGTCTACCTTTTAATTCATATTTAATTaaactattcctttttaaatagttttttcaaAAGAAAAATTAAACATCTAATAGTTAAATCATATTGTAAAAGCAgatgagctggttctactcttctTGGCCATTttgtggtgttttgtggtggaaagcTGAGCAGATTGAGAATACACTCAGTGTAGCTACACTCAGTGTAGCGCGGCGTCATGCTACGGTGTTTCACATTCTGCATCAGTGATCAGAATAGAGGATGCAGTTCTGTCAACGTCCACCAGAGGAGGACATAGGACCAACAATAATGGCACAAGATATACCTGCATTAAAGCAAGCACAGTGGCGCAAGTCAGACCACTGATTTCAGTCCCACCTAGTCTCGCGTGGCCATCCTTCTGTCCCACCACAGAAAAAACGGATAGTTTCATGTCTACTAGCTCTAGTTATCAGAGTCATTCACCAGGGACGTGTTCTCGCTCTGACACTGAGTTACAGGCAGTGATGCGTTGTTCCCTTTCTCCCCCAGGACACctgcttcccctcctctccttattTATAGCTTCATGTAAATTAAGATGTTATTTTATCTCCTCTCAGAACTGTGTGGGGGGGGTTATATGTCTGTGGCACTAATATATGATTCAGTGGAGATAAGAGTGCCTAGTTTAGAACAGTTTAAAGGGCTATGAGAGGGATTATATTTAgttatttatttgacatttttcagATTAGATCTCTTGAGATGCCCCATCTCAACCAAATTAATTATATTAAGCGCCATAGATATTTATTCAAACTATACAAGATACCTGACATCTCGTCTTCATTCCATCAGTGTAACCAAACCAGaaaccaccacagacagacagtctacaGACCCAGTGTCCCCACACAGACCAACAGAACCATGAATAACCTGGGCACCATCAGCCACCTGTCCTCGCTCCCCAACCAAGGGGCCCCCCAAGTTCAAACAGAGTTACTGTTAGGTTCGTtgaaaggatcggaccaaggcgcagcgtgcgtagagttccacattctTTAATAGTGAAACTTACAACAAAGAATATAACGGACGTGCATTATTGCAGTGCACAAGGCAACTATaccaaaacaagatcccacacctGAAAGTGGGAataagggctgcctaagtatgattcccaatcagagacaacgatagacagctgcctctgattgggaaccatagtcggccaaaaacaaagaaatatacaacatagaatgcccaccccaaatcacaccctccccctcccccctgtctATGGCAATGCCAAGATGGTGAAGCATTGCTGCGTGCCCCCGGACGCGTTCCTCCACCCctgtacctgctcctgctgactccacaTGCAGTTGGTGATTCTGTAAGTGTGAGTGCTGGTGGCAGGGACAGCAGGGGCAGGAGATCGAACTTGGTATAaaacggagcagtttaataagtTCTCAAAAACTCTGAaaaacaaaatatacaaaataatacaagtgggtacaaaacccgccAGAACATATCTAGCACATAgcttacaaacaaacaatcacaGACAAGGAcaatgaggggaaacagagggttaaacgcacaacatgtaatgaatgagattggaaccaggtgtgatacaagacaagacaaaaccaaaggaaaatgaaaagaggatcagcgatggctagaaggtcggggACTTCGACCgcagaacgccgcccgaacaaggagaggaaccgacttcggcggaagtcgtgacaggtagAGGATATGTAGTGATTCATATCAACATCATGGATTATATAATGGAGGGTAGAGGATATGTAGTGATTCATATCAACATCATGGATTATATAATGGAGGGTATAAACATCATGGATTATATAATGGAGGGTAGAGGATATGTAGTGATTAATATCAACGTCATGGATTATATAATGGAGGGTAGAGGATATGTAGTGATTCATATCAACATCATGGATTATATAATGGAGGGTAGAGTATATGTAGTGATTAATATAAACATCATGGATTATATAAGGGAGCTGTGATGAGGGTAGGGGTAGAGAATGGTGCAGAGTCAAAAGCAGAACAAATAGATTTGAATTAGTTTATCATACAGGCCCTTTAGTTAAATAGTTGGGACACATTTACAGTGACTTGTAGgtctgtgtggttacagtaaagATCAATAATTATAATAGTATTATTAGAATTGTGGAAGTCTGTTAACCCCTGGACATGGCAATCAACTATGAGAATAGCTAGTGATTGTGGAGGCCCCTCCCTCTTGTCCTACGTGGCTTGCTGATAGGCTGAGATATAAAGgcccctccctctggtcctccctgtctgtctccttatAGGTGGTCctgcagcctctcctctcctcacactccAACCCTGCTCATCTCTCAGCTGGACAGTAAGGGCCGTTCACACCTCACACTGACAACATGCTGGGGACACTCTGCACTCTCATCACTGCTGTAACATGTAAGGAGTCTGACTTCCTGGAGGTTTTAGTTCCTGGTTTATTAATAATGAGTCTGTATGTTTCTATTTACTTAATGTCATCTTCTTATTTCCCAGGTGTCTGTGGTGTGACTGTGGTGACACAGAAGCCTCCTGTTGTGACGGTGAGGAAAGGAGACACGGCCTCTCTGGACTGTAACCTGGGGACTGTTCAGAATAGTGCTGCTCGTTGGTATAAACAGGTTCCAGGAGGAGTCCCTCAGTTTGTTTTATTTTTCTACCACCCTAATAGTGCTCCTACCTATGGCTCTGGTTTCTCCTCTCCTAAATTCACATCTAATCATCAGTCTAAATCAGATTATCGTTTGATTATTAACACTGTGGAGGAGACAGACTCAGCAGTGTATTACTGTCAGACTTGGGACAGCTCTGTTAGTGAGCACGCATCACAGTGATATACACCATAACAAAAACCTCCTCACCAAATTCACTCACTTCTGCTTTCAGATGTTCTGAATATAAACACTAACTGAATGTCAAGTCATCCTGAACCAGTGTGTCTGCAGTAGGAGAACATTCCATGCTTGTGTTTTACACAAAACCCTTCACACATTTAGTAGAATGTTGTCATTAACAATTACACCTAGTTGTCACAAAGCATGAATGATAAAGTGATATTCCAGAAGGTTCAGTCCAAACAGAAGACTCCATGTATCAGATAACCTCCATGATAGTCAGTCCCCTGGTTTACAGTAGAGACATATTACATCAACAGTCATTTAGTGATGTACTGTTAGTTCAGAACCCCACCATCAGGTCCAGATTACATTATTATAATGTTATTATCTATATTATGACATGCTGATTCTAACACAACTCACATGaaactaaaactgatatttcagTGTAACCAAAATGATCCCATATGGTTTTTGTTAGTCCAatctaatatatttattttcaagTTTAATAGTTACAGTCATTTACATTAATCAGGAGTCCATCTTCTCAGAAGCTGATAGGCTGAGATGTAGAGgcccctccctctggtcctccctgtctgtctccttatAGGTGGGTCCTGCagcctctcctctcatcacactcCAACCCTGCTCATCTCTCAGCTGGACAGTAAGGGCCgttcacaccacacactgacaaCATGCTGGGGACACTCTGCACTCTCATCACTGCTCTAACATGTAAGGTGTCTGACTTCCTGGAGGTTCCAGGAGGAGTTCCTCAGTATGTTTTACAGTGGTACTACTATAATTGGACCTCTGTAAAATATGGCTCTGGTTTCTCCTCTCCTaaattctgttacggttttc
Encoded proteins:
- the LOC116363962 gene encoding immunoglobulin lambda-1 light chain-like produces the protein MLGTLCTLITAVTCVCGVTVVTQKPPVVTVRKGDTASLDCNLGTVQNSAARWYKQVPGGVPQFVLFFYHPNSAPTYGSGFSSPKFTSNHQSKSDYRLIINTVEETDSAVYYCQTWDSSVSEHAFGQGTKLIVTDSTLPPPVLTILPPSSNELKSSKVTLPCLASQMAMGYADVSWTAGGNPVTGGIATSGLVPQADKTFQLSSCLTVDTSEWNQDKVFSCKVTAGSKFAEKGIKKSECSTE